Proteins encoded within one genomic window of Trichoderma asperellum chromosome 2, complete sequence:
- a CDS encoding uncharacterized protein (EggNog:ENOG41~TransMembrane:4 (i119-137o143-161i250-269o281-298i)), with protein MPAAAMPDDGRQASTASSAKPGLAASSGVSLGHGGGSTNANGNGSTTSPGHFIRRAKPFDEPSMRSGSMSRHFSDSSSEALPRRSSNFSEYSLNEARDILNPRPHAHGEQLSHHESSPLAFLSLAFAFLPAIAGVLFQNGTSVVTDIMLLGLAAIFLHWSVTQPWQWYYAAQEVRLFQENSVNISLEEDSDLDSRGKSPSTSAQLDDVPEEKEGDEMEDSSSGKRNAKEGQQMTEQQQAALKELYRHESLALVSCFVLPLLSAYLLHYIRGQLSRPSEGLVSNFNLTIFLLAAELRVLSHMITLVQSRTLHLQKVVHENPFGQQVGTETLLEEMLRRLERLESRSTSQGHEIAGHGQTLDSTTATISRDVRNTIQPELDALNRAVRRYEKKATLLQLQTESRFSHVHAKLDDAIALAAAAAKNANRRQNFIPWAWKWIRAIVTFPFKALLEILALPLKPIVAFANRNKQPSATSLPPSRSKAGKPPASLKYNGDRVPTRLTKR; from the exons ATgccggcggcagcaatgCCAGATGACGGCCGCCAGGCCTCGACGGCATCGTCAGCCAAGCCTGGGCTCGCGGCAAGCTCCGGCGTCAGCCTCGGCCACGGTGGCGGCAGCACCAAtgccaacggcaacggcagcaCCACCTCCCCTGGACACTTTATCCGCCGTGCCAAACCCTTCGACGAGCCCTCAATGCGGTCAGGATCCATGTCGCGACACTTTTCAGACTCGTCGTCCGAGGCGCTCCCCCGGAGGAGCTCCAACTTTTCCGAGTATAGCTTGAACGAGGCACGCGACATACTCAACCCCCGGCCACACGCTCACGGCGAGCAGCTGTCCCATCACGAATCATCGCCACTGGCTTTTCTATCGCtggcctttgcttttctaCCTGCCATCGCCGGCGTCCTTTTCCAGAATGGCACCTCGGTTGTCACCGACATCATGCTCTTGGGCCTCGCAGCCATCTTCCTTCATTGGTCAGTGACGCAGCCTTG GCAATGGTATTACGCGGCGCAAGAAGTCCGTCTATTTCAAGAAAACTCGGTCAACATATCCCTTGAAGAAGACAGCGATCTCGACTCCCGGGGTAAATCCCCAAGCACTAGTGCACAACTTGACGATGTGcccgaagagaaagagggagacGAGATGGAAGACTCGAGCTCGGGAAAGCGAAATGCCAAGGAAGGGCAGCAGAtgacagagcagcagcaggctgctCTGAAAGAGCTTTACCGTCATGAAAGCCTTGCGCTGGTATCATGCTTCGTGCTGCCACTGCTTAGCGCATATCTCCTACACTACATTAGAGGGCAGCTTAGTCGGCCATCCGAAGGACTTGTGTCTAATTTCAACTTGACGATTTTCCTATTGGCAGCTGAGCTGCGTGTACTTTCACACATGATCACTCTGGTCCAGTCTCGGACACTACATCTTCAGAAAGTTGTCCACGAAAATCCCTTTGGCCAGCAGGTTGGAACTGAGACACTATTAGAAGAGATGCTCAGAAGGCTAGAAAGGCTAGAAAGTCGTTCAACATCCCAGGGTCACGAAATCGCTGGACACGGACAGACGCTGGACTCGACGACAGCAACGATTAGCCGAGATGTCCGAAATACCATTCAACCAGAGCTGGACGCCTTGAATCGAGCTGTGAGGCGGtacgagaagaaggcaacACTCCTCCAGCTTCAGACAGAATCCAGGTTCTCTCATGTACACGCTAAACTGGACGATGCCATTGCTCTAGCCGCCGCTGCGGCAAAGAATGCAAATAGACGGCAGAACTTCATCCCTTGGGCCTGGAAATGGATCAGAGCGATTGTAACATTTCCTTTCAAGGCCCTTCTAGAGATACTCGCTCTGCCTCTGAAACCTATAGTTGCATTTGCGAACAGAAATAAGCAGCCATCTGCGACGAGTCTACCGCCTTCAAGGAGCAAGGCGGGGAAGCCGCCTGCATCGCTGAAATATAACGGCG